In Pecten maximus chromosome 10, xPecMax1.1, whole genome shotgun sequence, one genomic interval encodes:
- the LOC117336914 gene encoding uncharacterized protein LOC117336914, translating to MEEDKENLYLTDDELHSLKVPALKGYLRKHGQYVTGNKPALVDRAKGVRKVGLTDVNYTKHDDATKHDVRHREKLTTPLGEIIPEPSSLKNWTSDVSEIPDFTDSATYDYLVLTMKATRQFRSRVYFEDRHLHSVHYQPVSDECSHGLVRCKVIPSIPTVNKKENPDHEVWICLSKVSGKIHSANCNCTAGTGEACNHISALLYALEDITKKKKDGTLSSTSQKCKWNNPRKRKLSPKKVQDMKFHRHVKTQGDISPSPISNARETSFKPTLNVERVKKRLMGSPVSANAGWLTFFGEESDEPTEEIPKLHDVPYLYHDRMDLKSEECKKDFEDRFTGLKLTVENADRIEKFTNGQSQNDMWHEARRERITSSNFGTVCKCKADTKPESTLRNILGYRDFQSKYCDWGIKHEPAARRMYANAVKGDGLCIKTCGLIVNPKYPHLGASPDGLVNSTKCDCDDYGVLEIKCPASEKWKFKHPSQCALDPDFFCYFDHSCDTLKLKQSHRYYYQVQGQMLITNRKWCDFLVWTLKGWTVERIQYDEQFCLNMVSKLAKFYLQNVIPEIFSQRVKRDLALYP from the exons ATGGAGGAAGACAAGGAGAATCTGTACCTGACAGATGACGAACTACACTCGTTAAAAGTGCCCGCATTGAAGGGATATTTAAGAAAACATGGACAGTACGTGACTGGCAACAAACCAGCATTGGTTGACAGAGCAAAAGGTGTTAGAAAAGTAGGTTTGACCGATGTCAATTATACAAAACACGATGACGCCACCAAACACGATGTTCGTCACCGTGAGAAATTGACAACTCCGTTGGGTGAAATCATCCCAGAGCCATCTTCGCTGAAAAATTGGACTTCGGACGTTAGTGAGATTCCCGATTTTACGGACAGTGCTACCTATGATTATCTTGTATTGACCATGAAAGCAACGAGACAATTTCGCTCAAGAGTGTACTTTGAAGACAGACACTTGCATTCCGTACATTATCAACCGGTGTCCGACGAATGCAGTCATGGTTTAGTTCGATGCAAAGTCATCCCGTCTATTCCAACGGTCAACAAGAAGGAAAACCCAGACCATGAAGTTTGGATATGTTTATCGAAAGTATCTGGGAAAATCCATTCAGCAAATTGCAATTGTACTGCTGG CACTGGCGAGGCTTGCAACCACATTTCAGCCTTATTGTACGCCTTGGAGGACATTACCAAGAAGAAAAAAGATGGAACTTTATCATCAACATCGCAAAAGTGCAAGTGGAACAACCCACGCAAGCGGAAACTTAGTCCCAAGAAAGTGCAGGATATGAAATTCCATCGACATGTCAAGACCCAGGGAGACATTTCTCCGTCACCCATCTCAAATGCAAgggaaacatcattcaaaccaaCCTTGAATGTTGAAAGGGTCAAGAAAAGACTGATGGGTTCTCCAGTAAGTGCTAATGCTGGATGGTTGACATTTTTCGGCGAGGAATCTGATGAACCAACAGAGGAAATCCCAAAATTACATGATGTTCCTTACCTGTATCACGACCGTATGGATTTGAAAAGTGAGGAATGCAAGAAAGATTTTGAGGACAGATTTACTGGATTGAAATTGACAGTGGAAAATGCAGACAGAATTGAAAAATTCACAAATGGACAAAGCCAAAATGATATGTGGCATGAAGCTCGCAGAGAACGCATAACATCATCTAATTTTGGTACAGTGTGCAAGTGTAAAGCTGACACAAAACCGGAAAGTACTTTAAGGAACATTTTAGGTTACAGGGACTTCCAAAGTAAATATTGTGATTGGGGAATCAAACATGAACCTGCTGCGCGAAGGATGTATGCAAATGCTGTGAAGGGTGATGGTTTGTGTATCAAAACATGTGGATTGATTGTTAATCCAAAGTACCCCCACCTTGGAGCAAGTCCAGACGGGTTGGTAAACTCTACAAAATGTGATTGTGATGATTATGGTGTGTTGGAGATCAAATGTCCAGCTTCAGAAAAGTGGAAATTTAAGCACCCATCTCAATGTGCGTTGGATCCAGATTTTTTCTGCTACTTTGATCATTCCTGTGATACATTGAAATTGAAACAAAGTCATAGATACTACTACCAAGTGCAAGGACAGATGCTGATTACAAACAGAAAGTGGTGTGACTTCCTTGTCTGGACTCTGAAGGGATGGACAGTGGAAAGGATCCAATATGATGAGCAGTTCTGTTTGAACATGGTGTCTAAGCTTGCCaagttttatttacaaaatgtgaTACCAGAGATTTTTTCTCAGCGTGTGAAAAGAGACTTGGCTCTGTACCCGTAG